The nucleotide sequence ATGCTCGCCCCGCTGACGGGTCTCGCCTTGGATGCCGCCGCGCGCGGCGGCATGCGTTCGCTGGTGACGGTCGCCGCTTGCGTCGCCGCCCTGGCGTTCGGTTGCGTGGCGCTCGGCTTCGCGACCAAGGCGGGATTCGAGGCGCTGCTTTCGCGGATGGACGGGATCGACGCGGCACTCGTGGTCGCGGCGATCTACGCCGGACTCGCGATCGCGGCTTGGCCGGCGAGCGTGCTGGCGCGGCGCTGGATGGCGCGGCGAAATCCGGTGCGGGCGATTCCGGACGACGACATCGATGCGTTGCTGCCCTTGCTCGAACGCGGCGGAAGGGAATCCGCCGCACTCGCGCAAATTCTCAAAACCGGTCGCGAATTGCCGCCGTTCCCGATGATCGCGTTGGCGTTGGCCGGCGGTCTGGTCGCCGGGCGCGGCGTTTCGAAATGAACGAAGCAATCAACCTCAAAAAAGGAGGCCCAATATGACGCTCGGAACATTCCTGATCATCTTGCTGATCATCGCGTTGCTCGGCGGGTTCAGCGGCCGCTTCGGCGGCTACGGCTATGGCTACGGCCATGGCGGCGTGGGCGTGCTCGGCACGGTGTTGATCGTGCTCGTCGTGCTCGCCTTGCTCGGAAAGATATGACGCCCGAAAGGGTCGCGTAGTTTCCGGGGCTGCCGCGCCCGCGCGGCGGCGCCTAGCTTTCATCGAGGCGCGTTCGCTTTCATCGATATGCGGGGGCGTCGATCATTCAAGGGAGAATCCGCATGAAGATCCATTCTCGATTCCGCGCCGCCGGCGCGTTCGCCGCCGTCGCCGTCGCGGGCCTGACCGTCGCCGCTTGCACGGGCCCCGCCGCCGCACCGACGCAGATTCAGGCGAGCAACCCCAGCGTCACCTACACCTATCGGTCGGATCAGGATCTGATCCAGGCTAACCGCGCGGCCGCGACGCATTGCGCGCGCTACAGCGCGGTCCCGCAGACCATGCGATTCTTCGGCGAGCCCAGCGGCGAACGCGGCGTCGTGTTCGATTGCGTGCCGGCCGCCCCGGTCGTGGCGGCGGCGCCGGTCGCGGTGGCGCCGGTGATGCCGGCACCCGCGCTCAGCTTCACCTACGCGCAGGATCAGGAGTTGCTGCAAGGAACGCGCAGCGCCCAGCTTCAATGCGCGAATGCCGGCATGCAGCAAGCGCTGACCGGCATCGTAACCAACGTCAACGGCACGAAGACCGCGACGTTCCAATGCGTGCCGCGCTAAGCGCGGTGAAACCCTAACGACGGAGGAAAGCAATGAAACGCACCATTCTCGCGACGGGATTGCTGGGCGCCGCATTGACGTTGGGTGCTTGCGGCGACACGACGGGCGATCGCGCGTTGAGCGGCGCCGGGATCGGTGCGGGTGCGGGTGCGCTGGGCGGCTTGCTGCTCGGCGCGCCCGTGGAAGGTGCCATCATCGGCGGTGCCGCCGGTGCGGGCGTCGGCGCGCTGACCGACAAGGATAAGGTCAATCTGGGTCGTCCGATCTGGCGCTGACCGGATCGCGGCTTTTCGATTCAATCGAACCCGGGAGAACAACCATGACGGTGTCATCGTTCGTACCGCGCGCGCTCGCGGTCGTTTTGGCCGCGGGCGCGGTCGTGGGATGCAGCCAATGGACGGGGCAATCGGCCGCTCCGTCGCAGAACGCCGCCAATCCCGAACTCGCCGGCGCCTGGTACGAGGTCTTTTTCGATACCAATAGCGCCGACATCAACGACCGCGGCCGCGTGATCGTGCGCAGCGTCGCCTATGTCGCGACGAACAATCCCGACGCGCGCGTCACCGTCATCGGCAAGGCGGATCGCGTGGGCACGCAAGCGACGAATATGACCATGTCCCAGCGCCGCGCGGAAGCGGTGCGCGGCGCGCTGGTCGCGGCGGGCGTGCCCGCCCAGCGCATCGTCATGAGCTGGACCGGCGAGAGCAACCCGCCGGTCGCGACACCCGACGAAACGACCGAGC is from Alphaproteobacteria bacterium and encodes:
- a CDS encoding DUF3309 family protein, encoding MTLGTFLIILLIIALLGGFSGRFGGYGYGYGHGGVGVLGTVLIVLVVLALLGKI
- a CDS encoding OmpA family protein → MTVSSFVPRALAVVLAAGAVVGCSQWTGQSAAPSQNAANPELAGAWYEVFFDTNSADINDRGRVIVRSVAYVATNNPDARVTVIGKADRVGTQATNMTMSQRRAEAVRGALVAAGVPAQRIVMSWTGESNPPVATPDETTERRNRVVDVTVVKQMASNTN